In Oryza sativa Japonica Group chromosome 8, ASM3414082v1, the sequence GTGCGAGATATGATCTCCAGGATTGAACTGCACCTAGCAATGCTTGCTGTTCCCGAATAGTACGTACTGTAGATACAGGCGACAGGATCTGCAGGATATCATGCGTGCCACAGCCCACAGTGAAGATGTCGGCAGCTGCATCAGGCTTTGGAACGATTAAGAAATCCGAGATGATCACATCGTCAAAGATAGATAATTAAGGAGCATCTATAAGGTGGTATTTCAGGATATAGTAGTATTTCTCCAAATACTATCTATATATATTCTATACATCTTCATTTTaccaaatacatatatatactggtGGTTCGGCTGCATTGCACGTGTAGTAACTAGGATACAGTTGGCGCCAGCAGTTTTTGCAACCACCTTAGCTACGATGCACAATCTGTAGGAGGAACGACTGAAAAAAAGGAATTCAAATGTGGTGGTGGCTGCAGCCAGCCATAATTCCTTAGAGATTATACTCAAGTCTCACCAACTTACAAGCTAGAGAAACTCAATAAATATGCATGTCACAGGTTCCCTGTGGATCCTTAATCTTCATGCCATAAGATGAGGAAGTGTTCAATGTGCTAAAGGATGAAAGAAAGATGGAAACGAAGCTCTAGAGGTGAGTGCAATAAATTGAGTCTCATGTTTAGCCACACTTGCATAAATGCTACtccatataattttatataaccAATTTGGTTTGTTTACAAGTTCATAAGAAATGAAGGGGTTTGTCTCGTTGGTATCTACACATTGTATCacatttttttccctcttgGTACATTGTAGCACTTTGCGCACTCTGTGCTAGTATGCATGTACGGTTTGTGGCAAGTGGTCACACCTATATtaagattatttatttatatattttgtgcaATTGAGTTCTACATGCCCGTGACTAAACTAATATGATGGCATATAGTATTACATAATCTtagatagaaaaaaaagttgtgGAAAACTATAATGGACAACCATTTGCATACAAACCAAGGCAAATAGCTATAGGCACCAAAATGGCAACACAGGGACAATATTTGCAACAAGCAGGCAAAAATTGCTACAATTCACCACCATTCATTTATTTCATGAATATATCAACTAATAAATTTTGTCCTACTCTTGGTGTCTGGTAACTTCAATAATAGTATAATTTAGAAGTCACTGCAATAATAATACAATCAATTTGTtagttaatataatatattattcctgtctcaaaatatagtaacttttaGCTATATATGTTTCTAATCATGCTTTTTTTGTCTAGATACATTGATAAaacttgttatattttgggatggagggagtagtacattcATTTTGTCAGTTTATTTCTCTACCTGTTCATGTCTAATTGATATTGAAGGGGAAATTCCATCCGCATTTACTGCTTGGGTTGAAATTTTCTGCTGCATATATATTGGATTGGCAAGTCATTCAGATAATTATATGCACTCCATTCAATTGCTCCCGGTATTCATTCAAATCCGCATGTGGTTTAGTCAAATGTACTGTGGATTTGAATGCCATGTTTAGTAGTAGTACCGATTACCGAAGATGCACAGATGTGCTGGAAAACAGTACCAAAAAAAACTGTAATGATCTGAGGAATTATCCTTCGTGAGCTGTACGTGTACgttataatgttttttttttaaatttctgtAAGATTCAGGATGTTGTCCCCTtgctaatttgttttatttttgtagTACTAGTGTGGAAGTGCTCTGAAAACCATAAAGAAGACAAAAAAGAATACTCCAGCCTGCCTGAAACTGCTTTGTACATCAGAGGCGAagggttggattatttattaatCGTACGTGACATAAAGTTTGTGATTATATTATACTAATTGGGAGTGCAGCATGGCATTGGCAGGTTCAGCCAGGTGAGAAAGGAAAGGAATCTGCATGCATTGCACTAGCAGCAGCATACAAGTGCAGTACTGGAAGCAGAGCACCCAGCTGATATATATCATGCATGTAATTAAGCAAGTTCATGTGAAAATTGAAGTTTGCTTAATTTTGCAGGGCAGGTTGAGGGACATGACAGAtggatatattttatataggCAGATTAATGTGTGTGCATCAATCTTAGTATATTCTTGTTACAGAGGAGTTAGTTGTGGAGTCGATTAATTGAGCTGGACTGGATCGGAGCCTCTTTTGTGTTGTCTTTGTCTCCAAGTGATTAATTAGTTGTAGCAAGTATGTGCACACTTGCACATACTCCATATGTGTACTGGACTGGAGTCAGTCACCTATCCTTTATTATTCCATTTTGGACTTAAGCGGCAGACTAACACTTCCACACAAATTAAACACAAGCATGTGAAGATCGATCGATATAATTAATCCATCGAGTcattgcatgcatatatattgatTGGATTTAATATGCACACAGGGGTAGGGCACAAATCTCATTCAATTCATCTATGAAAATTTAACCATATTTGAGAAGGCATAAGAAGGtaacatattttttatataaatttaaaatcTCTAGGCACTAGATATATCAAGATATCAATAGTGTAAATTTAGGTATCttgagatatatttttttaagaaccaTAAAATTTTACCATTTACCTATCTTTAATCTGATCAAATTACTTTGTAGTACTAGCAGGATCGAGGATGGGCGGCCTGTCctaagagtaggtacaatagcagactattaaccagctacaaatatattttaatgagataaaagatgagagagaagagcagtgggctacagGTCTGTAGCCAgttgtagcacggactctaagacgcaacatgtgtatgacaggtgggaccatatactaatagtatagtaagcaactattgtataaattggctattagattggctatagatgaattgaagctagtagttggctatactattaaccttgctctaAGTGCACTACTCTAGTGCTTAATTAGTTGTACACAATcccttcaaaaaaaataaaagttgtacatAGATATACCAGGGAACAAATCCTATGCACATAAATTTCTCGTGTACATCAACTAACAAATGTTACGAAAAGTTCTTAAAATAATAGATATTTATTTctaatagtattacacatatatgcaaagtcttatattaaaattcattatattttaggctaaaaaaagagaaaaatctgacagttttaagggtaAATATCTGTCAGaattttgttacggctaaaatataatgaatttgaaaataAGATTTCACACATAGATATAATACTATTGGAAGCATGCGTCTAATTTTTTAAGAATTTTCTatgacatttgctagttggtgtgtaTAGGATATGTCCCCGACACATCATATGTCTATAGTGTGCTTAGttaaatatatatgcatatatatggtaGTGCACTCCTACTACCTGCACATATATGTGCCTAAaatcctctttctctctctagctaCATCGATCGGTCTCACACGAGCTAACTTATTAGCTTCTCATGAACTCCGGACGGTCCATCTGAATTCTATCTTGTCTGATCCCATCCATATCAATACATTAGCTAGCCATGGTGaataggaagaagaagaagaccaaGCTTGGTATCACCTCTCTTCtcttcagcagcagcagcagcagcggcagggaCACATCCACTACTACTAGTGGCTTGCCGTATTCGTATTCGTCGTGCTCCAatatgtcgtcgtcgtcgtcggcggcggcggcggcgtggcaatGGCCATCCTGCAAGCAGCCGAGGACACTCTCCttcaggcagcagcagcagacgaTGATGAAGACCATGAACTCCGCTTACTTATCCGCGGGCTTCTCCTTCGCCTCTCGAGACAGCCACAGCTCCACCTGCAGCTGCTGCAGGAGCAGGACGGCGTCCGACGCCTCGGCCTCCGCCGACGCCGTCACCCGCGCGCTGCGCTCCGACCGCCTCTTTTTTGACCCTGACgcgtccccggccgccgccgccgacctcaaGCTCAACAAGGCCAAGGCCAATAAGACGAAGAAGAAGGTGGAGGCGTTCGGCGGGGCGACGGCGATGACCATCGAGTCGTCGAACCCGTACCGCGACTTCCGGGAGTCGATGGAGGCGATGGTgactagcggcggcggcggcggcggcgctgatgACTGGCGGTGGCTGGAGGAAATGCTGGGGTGGTACCTCCGGGCCAACGTCAAGAGCACACACGGCCTCATCGTTGGCGCCTTCCTCGATTTGCTCGTCTCTGCTGCCGCCTCGccagctgcttcttcttcttcctcctctccggcggCCAAAGGCAAATATTCCTCTTGCTGCAGCGCCTGTTCCTCTTCCTCCATCAAGCTGGAAGAAGAACATCAGCTACGACATTACTAATATATAATTGATCCACACATCTACGGTAATTAATGTTCGTTTAATTAATCAATTCAATGGATTAATTATATATTGGAGCGTGCATTTTATTAACTACTCCAGTGGTAGTACATCATATACTAGTATATTCGAATTTCATACATCCACAGTTTCCCCTCTCAATTTGTGAATAGGCGGAGTCGATCGCCATCACCATATGTACGTGTGATATTTTAATTTGTCAGTCACCGATCTCTCCCTATGACATGCTCACTTCgtactaaaataaataaattataagaTGAAATGTGATACATCTTAATTATTACTACGATATGTCCAGATTGGTAAATCAGAATATCACATTTCATACTAAGTTTATTTATTCTataatgaagggagtatatacatGTGCGCATCAATCGATGGCATATGCATATCTCTCTATCTACTATGTGACGCACTACATAGTTTTTCATAGAGAAAATATATAATGCAAAACTCTATAGATACtacaaatctttttttttgcggggatagATACTACAAATCTGAAACTACTGTAGGATAAAATATGAATGTCTGATATTTATCCATATCTCAATGAGTGGTATAGTAGtgtttaggccctgtttagatagatgggactaaaacttttaattccctatcacatcggatgtttggatactaattataaatattaaacatagactattaataaaacccatccataatcttagactaatttgcgagacgaatctattgagcctaattaatccatgattagcctatgtgatgttacagtaaacattctctaattatggattaattatgcttaaaaattttgtctcgaattagcttttatttatataattagttttgtaagtagtctatatttaatactctaaattagtgtctaaagacagggactaaagttaagttcctgatccaaacaccaccttagtgaGCGCCCAGCACAGCTAGCCTAGATAGGCCAGGCGTGCTGCCTTGCTATGTTGATTTATATATCGATTGAGATCTACTGGAACAATGATGCATGAGATGAGATCGATAATTGTATATACTGGGGCGAGCAGCTAGCTTGTGATCATTGGACATAAGACGGTCGATCAGACATCATTAATTACAGTATATCAATGTTGTATATTTCAGCAGTGCCGTTGGACGACTGATCTCATCCAGAAATATGGCATCGATAGCCACTCGGCCTGTCCTTTTTGCGCTCAGAAGCTTGAGACGGCGAAGCACATCCTACTCGACTGCGTGTTCGCTCGTCAGGTCTGGTTACGGGTGCTGTCGCCTCCTGGCTGGATTGCCCTCTCTCCCCTCAGTGGCAGCTGGCTTCAAGACTGGTGGCCATCTTCTAGGTCATGTTTACCTAATCACCTCCGTGCCAGTTTCGACTCCCTGGTCCTTCTGGTCTCTTGGCAGGAACACAACTCCAGAGTTTTTGACTCTGCGCTTTCTTCGGTCTCAGTGATTCTAGAGTCCATCCTTTCAGAGGGCCGTTGTGGTCGTTAGTGGGCGTTGCTTACTTTGGATACTTGTTAGGAGTGTTGCGTGGCTTTGCCCCCTCCCGCTGTTTGAAGTAGCGTTATCCGTTGTacgagtttttctttttcttccttggtTTTTGTCTTTATTTTCTTCCTTCCTTGGCATAAGCCGGTCTGGCTGATTGTgttgtgtaacaaaaactctaTTCTTTTAATTTATTGACGTACAATCTTTTTACtcgttcgtgaaaaaaaaacagtatatcAATGATCGATATACCGGGGAAGGTCATTTTGTCCCATAAATGGTTGTACAATAGGGTGTATTTGACAGGAGTAAAGTAGAAGACGGAgaaaatatatgattaattaagtattaattattttaaacttaaaaatattaatataaaattttgaaagcaacttttcttttattaagaaaatatcATTTAGCGGCTC encodes:
- the LOC107276772 gene encoding transcription repressor OFP13; translation: MVNRKKKKTKLGITSLLFSSSSSSGRDTSTTTSGLPYSYSSCSNMSSSSSAAAAAWQWPSCKQPRTLSFRQQQQTMMKTMNSAYLSAGFSFASRDSHSSTCSCCRSRTASDASASADAVTRALRSDRLFFDPDASPAAAADLKLNKAKANKTKKKVEAFGGATAMTIESSNPYRDFRESMEAMVTSGGGGGGADDWRWLEEMLGWYLRANVKSTHGLIVGAFLDLLVSAAASPAASSSSSSPAAKGKYSSCCSACSSSSIKLEEEHQLRHY